Proteins from one Candidatus Poribacteria bacterium genomic window:
- a CDS encoding transposase — protein sequence LKRYERKLARANRRLSRRQKGSQNWQRAKRILTSVHARIGNIREDAHHQATIRIVRKASAIGIETLKVTNMLKNRKLSKALSDSALGGFLTKLKYKAERRGIPITEAPQFLASSKTCSNCGHKKTELVLSERTYHCPECGFEGDRDLNAAIKLCPVS from the coding sequence CGCTGAAGCGATATGAACGCAAGTTAGCACGTGCCAATCGCAGACTTTCGCGCAGGCAGAAAGGCAGTCAGAACTGGCAGAGGGCAAAGCGTATACTTACTTCTGTGCATGCACGGATCGGTAATATCCGTGAAGACGCTCACCACCAAGCAACAATACGGATTGTTCGTAAAGCAAGTGCTATCGGTATAGAGACGCTGAAGGTTACCAACATGCTCAAGAATCGGAAACTCTCAAAAGCACTTTCCGATTCAGCGTTGGGTGGCTTTCTCACGAAACTCAAATACAAAGCAGAGAGGCGTGGCATACCGATAACCGAGGCACCGCAATTCCTCGCCAGTTCTAAAACCTGTAGCAACTGTGGACACAAGAAAACAGAGTTGGTGCTTTCTGAACGCACCTATCACTGCCCCGAATGTGGTTTTGAAGGCGATAGAGACCTTAACGCAGCAATCAAACTGTGTCCTGTCTCATAA